A part of Thermotoga petrophila RKU-1 genomic DNA contains:
- a CDS encoding ABC transporter permease, protein MAAFVTMIYRQFMRFLRSRSRVIGMIINPLIWIIFFGLGWSKVFDNPWAKMMFGGVDYLTYLAPGIFAMTVFNMSFISGVSLIWDKQFGFFKEVLVAPSSRRLSITGRIVGDAIVTVLQGLIILVFNYFLAESLKISGLLPALAVGFLMSVTIASFGIALALKMESTEGFQMIMMTLMMPLVFLSGAMYPIDSMPSWMKALAYINPLTYAVDASRGYLVGEKVMKFSFGLDWGILSILMLVGLILAMESFERARIS, encoded by the coding sequence ATGGCAGCCTTTGTGACGATGATCTACAGGCAGTTCATGAGATTCTTGAGGTCACGCTCGAGAGTCATTGGAATGATAATAAACCCTCTGATATGGATCATCTTCTTCGGACTGGGATGGAGTAAAGTTTTTGACAATCCCTGGGCCAAAATGATGTTCGGTGGGGTGGATTACCTGACTTACCTTGCACCTGGTATCTTCGCCATGACAGTTTTCAACATGAGTTTTATCAGCGGTGTGAGTTTGATCTGGGACAAACAGTTTGGCTTCTTCAAAGAGGTTCTGGTGGCTCCCTCTTCACGAAGACTCAGCATCACAGGTAGAATCGTTGGAGATGCGATCGTTACCGTTTTACAGGGACTTATAATTCTCGTCTTCAACTACTTCCTCGCAGAAAGTCTGAAAATATCCGGACTACTTCCCGCTCTTGCCGTTGGATTTCTCATGTCAGTTACCATTGCAAGCTTTGGTATTGCGCTTGCTTTGAAGATGGAAAGCACTGAGGGATTCCAGATGATCATGATGACTCTGATGATGCCTCTGGTCTTTCTGAGCGGTGCGATGTATCCTATCGACTCCATGCCAAGCTGGATGAAGGCTCTCGCGTACATAAATCCTCTCACCTACGCGGTGGACGCCTCGAGAGGGTACTTAGTGGGAGAAAAAGTGATGAAGTTCTCCTTCGGCCTCGATTGGGGAATTCTCTCGATCTTGATGCTGGTGGGGCTCATCCTCGCAATGGAAAGCTTCGAAAGAGCAAGGATAAGTTGA